AGTTAATCCTCTGATCTTTCGTGCCAGCGCAGGCCTATCCATGAAAGTGGCTGCTGATTAACTCTCGAAGGGAAAGATATCTACGTGATTGATAAATCACAAGATCTGGTATCCACCTGTGATGGTTTGTGTTGGCATGACTCTTAATATATTAAGGTCCTTCTATATCCGACATGCGTGCTGTGTCACTCCTCCCCTCGGCAACTGAGATGCTGTACTCAATTGGCGTCGAACCCATTGGTGTCTCGCATGAGTGTGATCATCCTCCCGAAGCCCAACAACTTCCGAAAGTAGTCCAATCCAGAGTTGCTCCTAATGCGTCAACGTCATCAATTAACGAACAAGTTCAGAATACTGAGTCTGCGGGGGGCGTATATACAATCAATCGCGATGTGCTTGCAGGATTAGCCCCCCGATACAATTGTCTCGCAGGGGATTTGCGATGTGTGCGCTGTTGATGATAGCTATATCCATACAGCTGTTGATCAATTAGGTATTGATGCCGAGATTATCACTACAAATCCACATAGCCTTTCAGAAGTTATTACAGATATTGAACGTCTCGGAGAATATTTTGATCGTACTGAGAGGGCAGCTGAGGTAGTAGGTACCCTTGAAGAACGCATTACTCAGGTCCGACGAGAAGCAACCCCGTCAGCACAAGCTGGTCCAGATGTCGCAGTGCTTGACTGGATGGACCCGATAATGGCTGCTGGCCACTGGGTACCCGATATAGTTGAAATTGCAGGTGCAACTTGTTCAATCAATAATGCAGATCAAGCTTCAACACCCTGCAGATGGCAAACGCTACAAAAGCATGATCCAGATGTTATTATCGTAGCGCCTTGCGGATTTGAGATCGACCAAACGGTAGACAATACGAAAGACCTATCTAACCGCCCTGGATGAAATGACTTGACCGCCGTACAGAATGAGCGGGTTTATATTGTCGATGGCCACCACTATCTAAATCGTCCAGGTCCGCGTCTGATTGATTCCCTTGAGATTATTGCACAGCTTATTCATCCCGAGATAGATGTTCTGCCAAGTGAACTTCCCCGGCCCTACTCTGCTCGGGCTGCACCCTCTTTGTTGAGGACGGGGGTTCCTGTCTTTCGAACAGGACTTTCTGATTCCACAACGGCACTTGCAGACACTTCATGGGTGGCATCTGTGTCCACAGCGGTGCCAGTCTCCGCAGGCGTTGCTTTGGATTGCCCCAACCCTACTTGCTGGTGACGGAAAAATAGCGACTGACCGCGGTTATAATCCCGCTCTAAGCCAGCCTCATGAATGGATTCCGTCACAATGTAGCGTATCTTATCAACCGAATTGAATGTTTGGTTACAGCGAGCGTGCGGCTGTATCCCCGCCCTACTCGCTCCCGTTGATCGCTCCTTGAGGACGGAAACGTAACCTAAGAGTTAATTCCGCAACCACAACAAAGTGGCCAATAGGCACATGACTAGAGAGATTGGTGTATACTGAAACCTACACACAGATACGTGGTTAGGCAAGGCCAGTATACTCCCTTAGTGTGTGCGTTACTCCTCCGTCAACTACCAACGATTCTCCATTAACATAACTGGAAAGATCACTTGCAAGATATACTGCTGCAGCGGCAACATCTTCTGGATTTACTGCCTTTCTTAATAGCACTGTCTCAAGGAACTTTTCACTTCGAAAGACGCCTGCATTATTCACCATTGTATCGATACCCCCTAGTTCATCTGCGACATTCATTGCGCTCTTTAGGTCAGAGGGTGACGTAACGTCACATTCAGCAAATTCAGCTCTAACACCCATCTTCGACTCAATCAACTCATAAATCGGCTTCCCTCCTCATCTTGGTTCTTTCTGTACAGGCGGTACAAGGCGACTGCCCCGGGGCTTGACCCCGGGGTGAGTTCACGTCAGCGACCACAATGTTTGATCCTTCCTCTGCAAATTTTTTGCCATTGCTCGACCGTTACCACTCGATGCACCGGCAATAACTGAAATGTTACCAGATAATATAACGCTTCCAAGGCTTGCAACTGTATCACTTTGCTGGACGTTGTCAATGCTAGAAAACGATACCTTCACGATAGAATGTCTGCTTCTGTGTAGCTATCTTAGGAGTATGGTAGCATAATTAATTTGTTTCAAATGACATATGATTACATCACTTGTGTCTGAATTGGCATCCAAATATTGAAATGTTCATACAATTAAGTTTTTGTGACACGCAGCAAAACCAATAGATATCATCTAATGGAGGACTTGACCATGGATATCCTAACCGAAATACAAGAAAATCAGCTTGAGAATACAGTCAATGGCCCTGTTCAGACATCTGAAGATATATTTGGCGATCTTCCAGATGACTTAGATGATGGTGTTGTGTTTGAGACATCAGGTACTACAGGTGATCCTACACCAGTACCACACACTAACGTTGATCACGCTATTGAATCTGTAGTGGATGTATACCGCTTAGTAGGTCTTGATGAGAATGATAGTATTCTCAACTTTGGTGCTCCTGAGCCACATATCTCCGGCTGGGGAGTGAACAAAGCCATTGAACGGTATGGGTGTAGATCAGTGAACAATCACTTTGAGGATTATCACCAGGTGTTCGAAAACGAAGCGGCACACGAGGTAACTACCCTATTTACCGTTCCTAAAATTGCTGAGGCCGTAGGTGAAAAAATCGCTGCTAAGCGAGAATCTCCATCAGAACTGTTCCCAGACCTTGAGTTAATTATCTGTGGTGGGCAGATTGTTACTCAAAAGAGCAAGGAACGATTAAAAGAGTTGTGGGGAGCAGATAGAGTACGAGATATATACGCGACCACTGAAGTTGGAATCATTGCCAGCACAAATGATGATACTCGACAGTCAGTTCCGTTCTTACATCGGTATATTCTGGAGATTATTCCAGATGATAGCTCCGATGAAATTATTGATATACGGAATGTCTCTGAAAAGAGAGAAGGATCATTATTAATTACAGCCCCGGACAGAGAAGCGGCTGATATCACAAGATACCGGATCGGTGATAAAGTCGCCGTTCACCCTCGTGATGGAATTCCTAGAATTTCACACCTTGGTCGTGAGGACAACAGCATCGATATTTCTGGTGCACTCTTGTATCCTGCACAACTACATGTCGCTGTGAAAAATGCATATGGTACGGATGCTGACTGGGTTGTTCGTGTTTCACATGAAGATTATCCTGCACTCGATGTCTATGTCATCGACGGAGATGCTCAATCAAATCCAGAATTCAGGTCTCAGCTTTACGACCAAAATGATGCAATAAAGTTAGTCTACGAAGAAATTGGTTCTTTAGAACGGCTTGATATACATCATGTCGATAGTCGGGAAGACATTCCTGGTCTGTCACCAGACTCCGGCATCAAAAAAGAACATGTCCTTTTTGATGACTCATATACACAAATGTATCGCGGCTAATATAATCAAAAATATTTATTTGGACTCTGTACATTCACGCTAACAGGCCCTCCAAAAGATGCCTTCAGAAAGTATTATTTATCTAACTGGGATCATCTCGAGTCTAGTTCCTCTCCCAATGCTCTTTCTCGTTTATTTACTCTGGGATTCGCGATATAATATTTCGGTCGGATGGTTTCTCGCTGCTGTTATCTTTTCGGGCACTTGGGGATTGATCTCTGGGTTAGCTCTTCTAATCCCAGCTGAAGGAACATCAGCCTTTTTATTATATACTGCCCGTGTTGTTGGTATACTTGCAGGCGTCAGTTTCTTTCTATTTGTCCTTGAGTTTACAACCGGAAAGGCCCTTTCGTGGAAGGTTGTTTCTCCGTTCTTGGCAGTTCCGCTGATCACTTTTGTAGTGATTTTAGCCGATCCATCTGCGTTCATGTCGGTACAATTTGAGGGAAGAGGATATTCTCTCGAATTGCATGAATTTGGAATGGCTCTACTCACGTATGGGTTGATTTTACATATTATGGCCATTTCACTCCTTTTTCGAGGGTACCTTACTACAGATGGAGCACAACAGAATCAGGTAGGGATAATAATTATTTGGTACTTAATCAGTGTGGTAACTGTATTTGCGCCGTTTGTTCTCCCAATACCAGATTACTTTACTGTAGGTGTTTTCGGACTGTTGTTTTTATTTATCGGAACAGCCTACGCACTACAGAAGTTCAACCTCTTTACAATCAGTCCTATTAGTAAAAAAGAAATATTTGACAAGGTAAGCGACGGAGTGGTTGTTCTAACTCCACAAAACATAGTTATCGAGGCCAATCAGAGGGCGGAAGAGTTACTCGATCTTGACGGAGGATTTGCTGGAAAATCAGTTGATGAAATGTTCGATTCGGATGCTGCAATTCACAAATTGCTCAGTGATGATATCACCGGAGCTACGACGTTTAATGTGGACAGAGAAGATAGCACAAAATACCTCACTGTAACAAGCACGGATTTTCATTACGGGCGAGGGAATACAGGAACAATCTTAGTTATCCAAGATGTAACCCCCATTAAAACTCGGGAACAGCAATTAGATACACTTTATCAAGTATTTTCTCGTGTGTTCCGGCACAATATTCGGAATGAACTAACGGTTATTCGGGGGGTGCTTGAATTTGCACAATCAGAAAACAAAAAGGAACACGTAGATGCGCAACTCGAATCGGCGATTGAGTCAACTGATAAACTATTAGAGCACTCTCGAAAAGCGGGACAAGCAGAAGAACTTATTCGCGATCAGCATGAACCGCGTAAACAACCACTAGATGACCTTGTTGAGACTATCGTAACAAAATGTAAAGAGACATATCCAGACGCTACTATTAAAACTAGTGTTAATGGAGATGATGTTTTAGCCGTCCCAGGTTTTGGCCGGGCAATTGAATGTGCTATTGAGAACGCCATTGTACATAACCCCTATCCAGGAGCAATTAAGGTATCTTCATCAACTAACGGTGACTTCGTAACAGTTTCCATTGAGGATAATGGACAGGGTATCCCAGATGATGAGATTGAGGTCTTACAAAACGAAAAAGAAAATTCTCTCACGCATGGGAGCGGAGTCGGGTTGTGGTTGATCAAGTGGTACACTGAAAAGTCAGGCGGGGAGTTTGATATCACTAGCACCAACTGTGGTACAACTGTCAGTATGACTATCCCTAAAGCTTGATCTACAGAGAAAGCAGGCCGAGTGCATCGGGGCTTGACCCCGGAGCAGTTAAGTTGAAGCACCCTATGTGCAATCTTCAAGATGCTCTACTTGTTTTCCTTACAGAGGCGCAGTCTAAAGCAACTGGCAATTGTGAATTATGAAGCTGTACCCTGTCAACTCCGATTAACTCTGGCATGAAAATCAGATTTAATGTTTTCAAGCTAAACAGGGTCTGAGATCTCTTCTTGCTGAACTTTAACTCTCATAGGTTAGGTCCCCGTCCTCGAGGAACGACCAACGGGAGCGAGTAGGGCTGGGATACATTGCCGTTTTCGGTTCGTATTCACTTTGGCGGGTATGTACACCACTGCCGGTCGAAAACCGAACGTGTGATGACAGTTGCACATCGTTTCGGCTTCGAGCCTGACAAGAACGGCCGCCGAAATGTATCTCGCCATCACCGCTGAGTAGGAGTGGGTCGCTCTGAATCCATGTCTGTGGAGACTGCGCTCCTCGCGCGGATGGCCGGCAACAACCGACCAGCCATGAAGAAGCGCGTTGTGGAACAAAGAACTCCCGTCCGAAAAGTACGGATCAGCGCGAGCAGGGTAGGTAGCTCACCAAACCATCGTAACCGTCCGTTATTGATATTAGGAATTAGCAATCATTTAAAATCACTTGAGTATAGGACAACAAATCTGCCACTTATTATTACTATTCGATCATGTTGAACAAACATAATATTTTACTGTCTACATATGGTTATTTTTGAGTGAAATTCGATTAATATAAGTATTTAATCTATAACTGTTGCACAGTGGAATACGATAGATGAGTACACAATTGTTCGAATCCACTGACGGTTCTCTCAGACTATACGGGGGTGTCGGTGTTTCATGAGTAGTGAAAAATCAACTACTGATATTACGCTTGACTACCCAGCCTCCGATTGGAAAGGTTTCTTTAAACATCACTTTGGTCCTTCAATGATGTGGGCACTGATCAGCATTGGAGGCAGTCATATTGTATTAGGGCCGGAAATGGCTGCTACGTTTGGTTTATTTGCTGTCTGGGTTTTTGCGTTTGTCTATGTTGCGAAGTACGGTGCCTGGGAGCTGGGAATACGTTATAATTACGGAGCGGGGGAAAATCCTGTTGAAGCGTATGACCAACTCCCCGGGCCGAAAAACTGGATGCAATGGTTTACTGTCATTGTATTCGGGGTACTGTACGTTGGAATCACTGCCTCTGTTGGCATGAGCACCGCCGCCTTGGCAGCAGCAATTACACCTCTTTCAGTTCCTGTCGCATTCGTCGTGTTTGTCGGCGGTGCAGGTATACTGGTCTTCTTTGCAAAGTACAGTTTATTAGAGAAAATCCTAATTGGTTTTACCGCAGCACTTGGTGCATTATTGATTCTCGGCGTTTTTGCTGGTCCACCATCCACAGATGTTGCTGCTGAAACCGTATTCTCTCTCAACCTCGGCGGCGAGCGAACGATTGCGTTTGTTGCGCTCTTTGCTGCCGTTGCTGGATTTGCTCCAACTGGATTTAGTACGAGCGTGCTAATCGGTAGTTGGAGTATGGCAAAGGGCGAAGGAGCAAGCCAACTCAAAAAACATGGGCTTGACCCTCACGATGACCAATATCATGATTATATCAAAGAGTGGATACAGACCGGACGACGAGACTTTAATATCGGCTATCTTCTGAGTTTTGTTGTTGTCATCGCCATGGTTCTGTTAGCGACAAACGTGCTGTATCCTGATCCACCGGGCGATGAAAACTTCGCTATTGCAGTTGGTGAAATTCTTTCCGAATCGTTTGGTGAATGGTCTTTCTGGGCAATGATGCTTGGGGCATTTGCTGCGTTGTATTCAACAGTAATCACGCTGCTTGATGGTGCATCTCGTGCTGTTGGTGATGTAATTCCAATGGCTATGGAAAACGATGATCTCGATAGCGACCTGATTCGTCGGGTCATGGTCGTGTTGATTGTCGTTGTGAGTAGTCTTACCGTTCTCATCCTCGGGAACATTCCGGTCACATTACTCGTCTCGGTTGCAGCGATCCTTGCAGTCACCGAGATCCTATTTTACCCTGCAAACTACTACATTGTCAAAAAGAACCTTCCAGACGCATTCCAACCGTCCCGAGCATGGACTATCTACTATGCACTCAGCTTAATTGCGGTGCTTGGGTTTGGTGTTATGGGTGCTGCAGTTGAATTAGGGTTTGTTCCAGAACTTGTTGGGCTACTTTCCTAACGAACATACTCAATTTCTTATATCCTGAATCTAAATGAGCAAGTAGACTGACTATGGAGCACGATTTTCTGACTGAGATTGTCGGCACACAACGCGTTAGCACCGATCCAAGTACGTTGAATGATCATAGTCATGACTGGGGCACTCCGGACGAACATCATGTGCGTCCCGATGTCGTTGTTTGGCCTCGCTCAACTGAGGAGGTTGCTGCTATCTTATCTGCAGCACACGATCAGTCTATTCCAGTTACACCGTATGGATCTGGCACAAGCACGCAGGGACATGCTGTACCCAACGAGCATGGTATTAGTCTTAATCTCACACAACTTGACACAGTCGTTGATATCCGCACAAACGATTTCCAAGTGGATGTCCAAGCAGGCGTTGTCGGATCTGATCTGAATGAGGCATTATCAGAAACGGGGCTGTTCTTTCCGTCACTTCCTGCTTCAGGAGATACAGCAACAATTGGAGGCATGATAGCAAATGATGCAAGTGGGATGCGAACCGTAATGTATGATGAAGTGGCAGACCGGGTCCTCCGTCTGCAAGTCGTGCTCCCAAATGGGGAAATAATTGAGACCGGAACAAAAGCAATGAAGTCTTCTTCCGGATATAATCTTACCTCACTTTTTACCGGAAGTGAAGGGACTCTCGGGATCATCACGGAAGCAACGCTTGAACTATCACCACGACCATCGAATATCTATGGGGGCCGGCTTATCTTCAATTCCCGCGGTGATGCATCTGAGGCAGTCTTTGACTTGATCCATTCGGGGATTGACATTGCCAAGCTTGAGCTGGTCGATTCAATCTGTGCAGCAATGGTTAATGATTATCTCGACGCAGACCTTCCTGACGCTCCGATGTTGTTCATTGAGCTACATGCTGACCATGGAGTTGATGCACAGGTTGATACTGTTGAGAAGATAGCTGTTCAACATGACGCACAGGCAGTTGATCTGTCTCCGTCTGGCGATCGGATGAATGACCTGTGGGAGATCCGGTCTGAAATTGCCAACGCATTGGATCCGTACAATCCCGACTTAACTCCGATTGCTCTCGGGGATGTCAGCGTCCCAATTAGTGAATTTGCACCCTTTATCGGAACCATTGAGCAATTAGCCGAACAATATGATCTACTTATCCCATGCTTTGGACATGCTGGCGATGGAAATGTCCACTATGCGATATTAGCACGAGAAAATGATCCTGAGCATCAACAACTATGCACAGAAGTTGATAAGCAGATCATTACCACTGCCATCGAAATTGGCGGAACAGCCACCGGGGAACATGGAATTGGAGCAGAAAAAACAGAGATGGTACAAGAAGAATTTGACACAGCCACCATCCGGCTCATGCATGATATAAAAGATAGTGTTGACCCCGACCATATCCTTAATCCTGGCACGTCACTCCCATCAACAGAGTAAACCTTGGAATTGCTAGCTGCTGATCGCGGAACCAAATTCGAGTGCTGTTTCCATTGATTGATCCTAAGAAATTAGATAGATATTCAAATTCTTGACCATTATCTTTCGGTGATCGATTAGCTCTGAATCTCTTGCTTCCAGATTTGCCAGAGTGCTTTGTATACCGTCCAGCAATCGCATTCACACTGAGAAGCGATTGCCTGCCCTCGTTTTAGATACTGATTGTATTCGATAACTGATGGAGAATTTGGATATCCCTTGGAAAGTTCACCAGCCGCATGTAATACCGCCCACGTTCGGGGGCCAGTAACAAGATAGGCATCTGGATCGAGAAACTGCAAAAAAGCAGAGGCAACCGGAACATCAACGCCTGAAAGATCGGTAAGTAACTGCATCTTGTCAACCACGGAAGTCTGCTGTGTCGTTTCATCAAGCGCAATTAGTACATCGTTGAAATCGTTTTGCCGAAATGCCTCCTCAGCTTTCTGTCGTTGCTGCCCTGGATATTGTCCTAAATGCCGCCTGTAGTACCATTGAACAACCCATTCAACATCTCTTTTCCCAATGTCTTGGCCCCTCAGTGTCTTTGGCAACATCCGAATATGCTCCTCTTCGACATCAACAAGTGGCTCGGTATCAGCGTAAGTATCGGCAGCTTCCGTAATCTG
This portion of the Salinarchaeum sp. IM2453 genome encodes:
- a CDS encoding AMP-binding protein; translation: MDILTEIQENQLENTVNGPVQTSEDIFGDLPDDLDDGVVFETSGTTGDPTPVPHTNVDHAIESVVDVYRLVGLDENDSILNFGAPEPHISGWGVNKAIERYGCRSVNNHFEDYHQVFENEAAHEVTTLFTVPKIAEAVGEKIAAKRESPSELFPDLELIICGGQIVTQKSKERLKELWGADRVRDIYATTEVGIIASTNDDTRQSVPFLHRYILEIIPDDSSDEIIDIRNVSEKREGSLLITAPDREAADITRYRIGDKVAVHPRDGIPRISHLGREDNSIDISGALLYPAQLHVAVKNAYGTDADWVVRVSHEDYPALDVYVIDGDAQSNPEFRSQLYDQNDAIKLVYEEIGSLERLDIHHVDSREDIPGLSPDSGIKKEHVLFDDSYTQMYRG
- a CDS encoding Nramp family divalent metal transporter is translated as MSSEKSTTDITLDYPASDWKGFFKHHFGPSMMWALISIGGSHIVLGPEMAATFGLFAVWVFAFVYVAKYGAWELGIRYNYGAGENPVEAYDQLPGPKNWMQWFTVIVFGVLYVGITASVGMSTAALAAAITPLSVPVAFVVFVGGAGILVFFAKYSLLEKILIGFTAALGALLILGVFAGPPSTDVAAETVFSLNLGGERTIAFVALFAAVAGFAPTGFSTSVLIGSWSMAKGEGASQLKKHGLDPHDDQYHDYIKEWIQTGRRDFNIGYLLSFVVVIAMVLLATNVLYPDPPGDENFAIAVGEILSESFGEWSFWAMMLGAFAALYSTVITLLDGASRAVGDVIPMAMENDDLDSDLIRRVMVVLIVVVSSLTVLILGNIPVTLLVSVAAILAVTEILFYPANYYIVKKNLPDAFQPSRAWTIYYALSLIAVLGFGVMGAAVELGFVPELVGLLS
- a CDS encoding ATP-binding protein, which encodes MLFLVYLLWDSRYNISVGWFLAAVIFSGTWGLISGLALLIPAEGTSAFLLYTARVVGILAGVSFFLFVLEFTTGKALSWKVVSPFLAVPLITFVVILADPSAFMSVQFEGRGYSLELHEFGMALLTYGLILHIMAISLLFRGYLTTDGAQQNQVGIIIIWYLISVVTVFAPFVLPIPDYFTVGVFGLLFLFIGTAYALQKFNLFTISPISKKEIFDKVSDGVVVLTPQNIVIEANQRAEELLDLDGGFAGKSVDEMFDSDAAIHKLLSDDITGATTFNVDREDSTKYLTVTSTDFHYGRGNTGTILVIQDVTPIKTREQQLDTLYQVFSRVFRHNIRNELTVIRGVLEFAQSENKKEHVDAQLESAIESTDKLLEHSRKAGQAEELIRDQHEPRKQPLDDLVETIVTKCKETYPDATIKTSVNGDDVLAVPGFGRAIECAIENAIVHNPYPGAIKVSSSTNGDFVTVSIEDNGQGIPDDEIEVLQNEKENSLTHGSGVGLWLIKWYTEKSGGEFDITSTNCGTTVSMTIPKA
- a CDS encoding FAD-binding oxidoreductase, yielding MEHDFLTEIVGTQRVSTDPSTLNDHSHDWGTPDEHHVRPDVVVWPRSTEEVAAILSAAHDQSIPVTPYGSGTSTQGHAVPNEHGISLNLTQLDTVVDIRTNDFQVDVQAGVVGSDLNEALSETGLFFPSLPASGDTATIGGMIANDASGMRTVMYDEVADRVLRLQVVLPNGEIIETGTKAMKSSSGYNLTSLFTGSEGTLGIITEATLELSPRPSNIYGGRLIFNSRGDASEAVFDLIHSGIDIAKLELVDSICAAMVNDYLDADLPDAPMLFIELHADHGVDAQVDTVEKIAVQHDAQAVDLSPSGDRMNDLWEIRSEIANALDPYNPDLTPIALGDVSVPISEFAPFIGTIEQLAEQYDLLIPCFGHAGDGNVHYAILARENDPEHQQLCTEVDKQIITTAIEIGGTATGEHGIGAEKTEMVQEEFDTATIRLMHDIKDSVDPDHILNPGTSLPSTE
- a CDS encoding ABC transporter substrate-binding protein, with amino-acid sequence MCAVDDSYIHTAVDQLGIDAEIITTNPHSLSEVITDIERLGEYFDRTERAAEVVGTLEERITQVRREATPSAQAGPDVAVLDWMDPIMAAGHWVPDIVEIAGATCSINNADQASTPCRWQTLQKHDPDVIIVAPCGFEIDQTVDNTKDLSNRPG